A genomic segment from Aegilops tauschii subsp. strangulata cultivar AL8/78 chromosome 1, Aet v6.0, whole genome shotgun sequence encodes:
- the LOC109741532 gene encoding uncharacterized protein, whose product MEPGRKPRLLDLCIRSAVDNLRTLNSVDIVAEELLKRILPHCTLEQLTHIESCTHADLTDVTDVLWKRFFQREFGEDNMNLAIKRMKENGVRYKWKKLFEARTEKQKQVEARMSAGLKNKYQAANAAKQSKQIKVCTKIPPNSKRSFWGGSGSSSLSNSSYKSPILKKARMEVDSRAKMQAAIQRNTFARSSQPARLTFPSEQTSRTTTIHRPNSTITITKPTGPNRPIQKQNTRPKF is encoded by the exons ATGGAGCCTGGAAGGAAACCTCGTCTTCTGGACCTATGCATCCGGAGCGCCGTCGACAACCTCAGGACCCTCAACAGCGTGGACATCGTGGCTGAGGAGCTGCTCAAGAGAATCCTGCCCCACTGCACCTTGGAGCAGCTGACCCACATAGAGAGCTGCACACAT GCGGACCTTACCGACGTTACCGATGTGCTGTGGAAGAGATTCTTCCAGCGGGAGTTTGGTGAGGATAATATGAACCTTGCCATCAAGAGGATGAAGGAGAACGGAGTGCGTTACAAATGGAAGAAACTCTTTGAG GCAAGAACAGAAAAGCAAAAGCAAGTTGAAGCAAGAATGTCGGCAGGGCTGAAAAACAAATATCAAGCAGCAAACGCTG CGAAACAAAGCAAACAAATTAAAGTTTGTACGAAGATCCCACCCAACAGCAAAAGAAGTTTTTGGGGAG GAAGTGGATCCAGCAGCCTATCCAACTCCAGCTACAAGAGCCCTATATTGAAAAAGGCAAGGATGGAGGTTGACAG CCGGGCGAAAATGCAAGCTGCTATCCAAAGGAACACTTTTGCGAG GTCATCACAGCCAGCAAGGCTGACCTTTCCTAGTGAACAGACATCGAGGACGACGACAATTCATCGACCTAATTCAACGATAACCATCACCAAACCAACTGGTCCGAACAGGCCGATTCAAAAGCAGAACACCAGACCCAAATTTTAG